A part of candidate division Zixibacteria bacterium HGW-Zixibacteria-1 genomic DNA contains:
- a CDS encoding anti-sigma factor antagonist, giving the protein MKMKDDFRDGVAIISLEGKVIGGNDATMFHGKMHEYINNGFKKVVINLAKVEWMSSVGMGMMITALAAMKNNKGHLKIVNITDRINSLLTITRLLSIFDVYDSIEDAIGAFGKKTEVAS; this is encoded by the coding sequence ATGAAGATGAAGGATGATTTCAGGGACGGAGTGGCTATAATCAGTCTTGAAGGTAAGGTGATCGGCGGCAATGATGCGACCATGTTTCATGGGAAGATGCATGAGTACATCAACAACGGCTTTAAAAAAGTAGTTATTAATCTTGCCAAAGTGGAGTGGATGAGTTCGGTCGGGATGGGTATGATGATAACGGCGCTGGCAGCCATGAAAAACAACAAGGGACATTTGAAGATCGTCAATATTACCGATCGGATCAATTCGCTATTGACCATAACGCGGCTGCTGTCGATTTTTGATGTGTACGATTCGATTGAGGACGCGATCGGCGCCTTTGGAAAGAAAACCGAGGTGGCAAGCTGA